A single window of Ctenopharyngodon idella isolate HZGC_01 chromosome 24, HZGC01, whole genome shotgun sequence DNA harbors:
- the LOC127507293 gene encoding beta-1,4 N-acetylgalactosaminyltransferase 2 gives MHGIRKTFFIVILLMGLLTFFYTDREFWSKAPAQILSFSSLQVLKSPEISDFPKTNIGPFHNENPTPCTCQKTEPANQFVPKVDLDDLQKRRAEEFRQHQIRTGKENDVLILAPANTPLQYPIRGFRVTPMNKTLIPGLALQTQNRAVYKVSLRVQKGLLSVLDVQEGEQVDGQNKEHLNISSSSLQQLNELLSRVTYTSTVYHIKTQDLVYFSFENHKVIFPIEIRRLSVPVLFDPGKDVNSQVTVLIKAFLRYKELKVLIASIRRLYPLIKIIVADDSLNPEKVVGDNIEQYIMPPAQGWFAGRNLAVSQVTSKYFLWVDDDFVFLNETRIESFVNIMEAVPELDVVGGQVEGNQFFFKLEYEEGSSEEGGCITRVSRAHAPLPGFDGCFFADGVVNYFMGRTDAVRRVGFDPFLKRVAHTEFFIDGLGDLLVVTCKGLKIGHQKRSRTDKYGSFRYPPKSDSEAKMTHHFFKNHLKCMKY, from the exons ATGCACGGAATCCGCAAAACTTTCTTCATCGTCATTCTTTTAATGGGGTTGCTCACGTTCTTTTATACCGACCGGGAGTTTTGGAGTAAAGCTCCAGCACAGATATTAAG TTTCTCAAGTTTACAAGTTCTCAAGAGTCCAGAGATTTCAGACTTCCCCAAAACAAA TATAGGGCCTTTTCACAATGAGAATCCAACACCCTGTACGTGCCAAAAGACTGAGCCTGCAAACCAGTTTGTGCCAAAAGTTGACCTGGACGACTTGCAGAAACGCCGGGCAGAGGAGTTCAGACAACACCAGATCAG GACAGGGAAAGAAAACGATGTTCTTATTCTCGCCCCTGCCAACACCCCACTCCAGTATCCAATCAGAGGATTCAGAGTGACCCCCATGAACAAAACACTTATTCCTG GTCTAGCGCTGCAAACACAAAACAGAGCAGTTTACAAG GTGTCTTTAAGGGTGCAGAAAGGGCTGCTCTCAGTGCTAGATGTTCAGGAGGGTGAGCAGGTGGATGGCCAAAATAAGGAGCATCTCAACATCTCATCCAGCAGCCTCCAACAGCTCAATGAGCTGCTGAGCAGAGTGACCTACACCAGCACCGTCTACCACATCAAGACCCAAGACCTCG TGTACTTCTCTTTTGAGAACCATAAAGTCATATTCCCGATAGAGATCAGACGTTTGTCAGTTCCTGTTCTGTTTGACCCGGGGAAAG atgTAAACTCCCAGGTCACTGTACTAATTAAAGCATTTCTGAGATATAAAGAACTAAAAGTCCTCATCGCTAGTATTCGTCGCCTCTACCCTTTAATAAAGATCATTGTTGCTGATGACAGTCTGAACCCAGAGAAGGTGGTTGGTGACAATATAGAACAGTACATAATGCCCCCGGCACAG GGCTGGTTTGCCGGCAGAAATCTGGCAGTGTCCCAGGTCACCTCTAAGTACTTCCTGTGGGTGGATGATGACTTTGTTTTCCTGAATGAGACGCGTATTGAGAGCTTTGTGAACATTATGGAAGCCGTTCCTGAACTAGATGTG gTTGGTGGTCAGGTAGAAGGAAATCAGTTCTTCTTTAAGCTGGAATATGAGGAAGGGAGCAGTGAAGAAGGCGGCTGTATCACACGTGTCAGTCGTGCTCACGCGCCTCTGCCAGGTTTTGACGGTTGCTTCTTTGCAGATGGAGTTGTCAATTACTTCATGGGCCGGACAGACGCTGTGAGGAGGGTGGGTTTTGACCCGTTCCTCAAAAGAGTGGCTCACACTG AATTCTTCATTGACGGACTTGGAGATTTATTAGTTGTCACCTGCAAAGGTCTCAAAATTGGCCACCAAAAACGCAGTCGCACAGACAAGTACGGTTCCTTCAGGTATCCTCCCAAAAGTGATTCAGAAGCAAAAATGACCCACCATTTTTTCAAGAACCATCTAAAATGCATGAAATACTAA